A portion of the Halobacillus ihumii genome contains these proteins:
- the glpX gene encoding class II fructose-bisphosphatase, whose translation MKSLMLDFLKVTESAAMAAIPWIGSGDKIKADGAATYAMRKKLNEMCMDGKIVIGEGEIDEAPMLFIGEKLGTGDLPEIDIAVDPIEGTTPTVNGQSNAITVIAAAPKGALLHAPDMYMMKLAVGPAAKGHIDIDAPLSENIKKVAGAKGKEMNELHVLIQDRPRHQRYVDEIRQMGAKVHLFKDGDVIYETATCLDHLEVDLFLGIGGAPEGVLGAVAIKGLGGEMQGKLLPRSDAEYARCMEMGLHHPEAKLTHHQLVSTDKCIFAATGITENMFLKGIQSYSDCHVTHSILIDGTERQFRLIESKHKKHEREGSRV comes from the coding sequence ATGAAATCACTTATGCTGGATTTTTTAAAAGTCACTGAATCGGCTGCTATGGCTGCGATTCCCTGGATAGGAAGTGGAGACAAAATAAAAGCTGATGGAGCAGCGACATATGCTATGCGAAAGAAATTAAATGAGATGTGCATGGATGGAAAAATTGTCATTGGAGAAGGAGAAATAGATGAAGCACCGATGTTGTTTATTGGTGAGAAACTAGGGACGGGTGACCTCCCGGAAATCGATATTGCTGTAGACCCTATAGAGGGAACTACTCCAACAGTAAATGGTCAAAGTAATGCTATTACAGTTATTGCAGCTGCACCAAAAGGGGCACTTCTTCATGCACCTGACATGTATATGATGAAGCTAGCCGTAGGACCGGCAGCGAAAGGGCACATCGATATTGATGCTCCTTTATCCGAGAATATAAAAAAAGTGGCTGGCGCGAAAGGTAAAGAAATGAACGAATTACATGTACTTATACAAGATAGACCCAGACATCAAAGATATGTCGATGAGATCAGACAAATGGGAGCTAAAGTACATTTGTTTAAAGATGGAGATGTTATTTACGAAACAGCTACTTGTTTAGACCATTTAGAAGTTGATCTATTCTTAGGAATTGGCGGAGCACCTGAAGGAGTTCTAGGGGCCGTGGCGATCAAGGGATTAGGAGGAGAAATGCAAGGAAAATTATTGCCAAGAAGTGATGCAGAATATGCGCGCTGTATGGAAATGGGACTTCATCATCCAGAGGCTAAGCTAACTCATCATCAACTTGTCAGTACAGATAAATGCATTTTTGCTGCTACAGGTATTACAGAAAATATGTTTTTAAAAGGCATTCAGTCTTACTCGGACTGTCATGTAACGCATTCTATTTTAATTGACGGAACAGAACGTCAGTTCAGATTAATTGAAAGCAAACACAAGAAACATGAGCGTGAAGGAAGTCGGGTTTAA
- the rpiB gene encoding ribose 5-phosphate isomerase B, whose protein sequence is MKLGVGSDHNGFELKEVIKKFVEETTNHEVVDYGCHSCSAVDYPDVAFEVSKDIHDGKLDRAVLICGTGIGVSIAANKYPGIRAALAHDTYAAERAQLSNNAQIITMGAQIIGIEVGKKVVEAYLKSEWADGSKRKVEKINEKEKQFKKDHAPQPVSGNQCG, encoded by the coding sequence ATGAAATTAGGTGTTGGCAGTGATCACAATGGTTTTGAACTTAAAGAGGTCATTAAAAAGTTTGTAGAGGAAACAACAAACCATGAAGTAGTGGATTATGGATGCCATTCCTGCTCAGCAGTGGATTACCCTGATGTGGCATTTGAGGTATCCAAAGATATCCATGACGGTAAGTTAGATCGTGCAGTCTTAATATGCGGAACAGGTATTGGAGTTTCAATTGCAGCCAATAAGTACCCTGGCATTCGTGCAGCGTTAGCACACGATACGTATGCTGCTGAAAGAGCTCAATTAAGTAATAATGCGCAAATTATTACGATGGGCGCGCAAATCATTGGTATAGAGGTCGGAAAAAAAGTAGTAGAAGCTTACCTGAAGTCTGAATGGGCGGACGGCTCGAAAAGAAAAGTAGAAAAAATTAATGAAAAAGAAAAGCAATTTAAAAAAGACCATGCTCCTCAACCCGTTTCTGGAAACCAATGCGGTTAG
- the dhaL gene encoding dihydroxyacetone kinase subunit DhaL, whose protein sequence is MELTSKGLKDFFKEVVEMIEKEKDYLCDLDRKLGDGDHGVTMSIGWQAVEDKLNNELIEIEDCGKLSVAVGKTFLNAVGSSVGPLYATGFMRGAKTSKNKTVLTDRDLTEYWIAFAKGVKDRGQAEVGDKTMVDTLEPFACKLETSFTNSQDFELAFSEAVNAAEEGMNSTKDIISKKGRSSRLGERSIGAQDPGATSAYFILSTFLQFIKNNSAKTV, encoded by the coding sequence ATGGAACTTACATCTAAAGGTTTAAAAGATTTTTTTAAGGAAGTTGTAGAAATGATCGAAAAAGAGAAGGACTATCTTTGTGACCTAGATCGTAAATTAGGAGACGGAGATCATGGAGTAACCATGTCTATCGGATGGCAAGCTGTTGAGGACAAATTAAACAATGAACTTATCGAGATAGAAGACTGTGGAAAGTTAAGTGTTGCCGTGGGGAAAACGTTTCTAAATGCGGTGGGTTCTTCTGTAGGTCCCCTATATGCCACAGGCTTTATGAGGGGAGCGAAAACTTCAAAAAATAAAACAGTTTTGACTGATCGTGACTTAACAGAGTATTGGATTGCTTTCGCAAAAGGAGTAAAGGACAGAGGTCAAGCTGAAGTTGGTGATAAAACAATGGTTGATACACTTGAACCATTTGCCTGTAAGCTGGAAACCAGTTTTACTAACTCCCAGGATTTTGAATTGGCATTTTCAGAAGCTGTAAACGCTGCAGAAGAAGGAATGAACTCAACGAAAGACATTATCTCCAAGAAAGGTCGCTCCAGTCGTTTGGGGGAAAGGTCTATCGGTGCTCAAGATCCAGGGGCGACCTCAGCTTATTTCATTCTATCTACGTTTTTGCAATTTATTAAAAACAATTCTGCAAAAACAGTGTGA
- a CDS encoding dihydroxyacetone kinase subunit DhaK yields MKKLVNNPVNVVEEMVEGYVRAHPDYIRQLPSSDRALVTARETKEGKVGVLIGGGSGHEPAFMGYVGKGMADGVAVGNIFASPSPDPILDVTKAIDKGAGVVYLYGNYAGDVMNFGMAAEMAGLEEDIEVGTALATDDVASAPKAEKDKRRGIAGELFIYKAAGAAADFGYNLEDVVRVANKANDHTRSMGVGTSPCYLPQTGEPSFEIGEDEMEIGLGHHGEPGLEKGPLETADKIADRLVHDILADIEIVKDDEVAVLVNGLGSTPKMDLYIVYRRVEQILSERGVKIYRSYVGDYITSLEMGGCSVTLMKLDEELTDMIDHPVDCPMFVQK; encoded by the coding sequence GTGAAAAAACTTGTTAATAATCCAGTTAACGTAGTAGAAGAAATGGTCGAGGGGTATGTTCGTGCTCATCCTGACTACATAAGGCAGCTGCCAAGTAGCGACCGTGCATTAGTAACGGCTCGTGAAACAAAAGAAGGTAAAGTTGGAGTGCTAATCGGAGGAGGATCAGGTCATGAGCCGGCATTTATGGGGTATGTTGGCAAAGGAATGGCAGACGGCGTTGCAGTAGGAAATATTTTCGCGTCCCCATCACCAGATCCTATTTTAGACGTAACAAAAGCCATCGATAAAGGGGCTGGTGTAGTTTATTTATACGGTAATTATGCCGGGGACGTCATGAATTTTGGGATGGCGGCTGAAATGGCAGGTTTAGAAGAAGATATTGAAGTAGGTACGGCTCTAGCAACAGACGATGTTGCTTCGGCACCAAAAGCGGAAAAGGATAAACGCCGCGGCATAGCAGGAGAGCTTTTTATTTATAAAGCCGCGGGAGCTGCTGCTGACTTTGGGTATAATTTAGAAGATGTAGTTCGAGTTGCTAATAAAGCTAATGATCATACACGTTCAATGGGAGTGGGAACTAGTCCTTGCTACCTTCCTCAGACGGGAGAACCCAGCTTTGAAATTGGTGAAGACGAGATGGAGATTGGGTTAGGCCATCACGGAGAACCTGGTCTTGAGAAAGGTCCATTAGAAACGGCGGATAAAATAGCTGACCGACTTGTTCATGATATTTTAGCAGATATTGAAATTGTGAAAGACGATGAAGTTGCCGTGCTGGTCAATGGGCTTGGTTCTACGCCTAAAATGGATTTATACATTGTTTATCGGCGGGTCGAACAAATTTTAAGTGAACGAGGAGTTAAGATTTACCGCTCTTATGTTGGAGATTATATTACTTCTTTAGAAATGGGAGGGTGCTCTGTGACTCTCATGAAGTTAGACGAAGAGTTGACCGACATGATTGATCATCCAGTAGATTGTCCTATGTTTGTTCAAAAATAA
- a CDS encoding MFS transporter, whose amino-acid sequence MENVAGKDTFLDKIGLPSHLIWGYLGVLIFMMGDGLELAWISPYLVDEGLSVQQAAFLTTAYGVTIAIGAWFSGVLVEAIGPRRTMLLGVFMYVLGHSLFVGLAIPAFNYTLMIPTYAIRGFGYPLFAYAFLVWITYRTPQHQLGKAVGWFWFVFTGGLSVLGAYYSSWSIQMFGHIPTLWSALIWVFIGAFLAIVVNRDQFELEKKPGQSSGPKELMNGITIVKREPKVGMAGIVRVVNQAAQYAFPLFLPIYLASQGVSTTVWLNIWGTIFISNIAFNLIFGFVGDKFGWRNTITWFGAVGCGVFTIMLFYLPQVFTGNVFVVGLIGMLWGACLAGFVPLSALTPSLVGDGDKGAAMSILNLGAGLCVFVGPALVALFYGLVGTQGMMWILGGLYFGAAILTRLLKVPAAEEKESIEEGSHSVV is encoded by the coding sequence ATGGAAAATGTAGCTGGCAAAGATACGTTTCTAGATAAAATTGGTCTCCCATCTCATTTAATCTGGGGATATCTTGGAGTTTTAATCTTTATGATGGGAGATGGTTTGGAACTTGCCTGGATAAGTCCTTACTTAGTCGATGAAGGTTTATCTGTACAGCAGGCAGCCTTTCTAACAACAGCCTATGGTGTAACGATTGCTATCGGTGCATGGTTCTCCGGAGTATTGGTGGAAGCGATAGGACCGAGGAGAACAATGCTTTTGGGAGTATTTATGTATGTGCTCGGACATAGTTTGTTTGTCGGGCTTGCCATACCAGCGTTCAATTATACATTAATGATTCCTACTTATGCGATTAGAGGGTTTGGTTATCCATTATTTGCGTATGCATTTCTAGTTTGGATTACTTATCGAACTCCTCAACATCAACTTGGTAAGGCTGTAGGGTGGTTCTGGTTTGTTTTTACTGGAGGGTTAAGCGTATTAGGCGCTTATTATTCCAGCTGGTCAATCCAAATGTTTGGGCATATCCCAACACTTTGGAGCGCATTGATTTGGGTATTTATTGGTGCATTTTTGGCTATTGTGGTTAATCGTGATCAATTCGAACTGGAAAAGAAACCTGGTCAATCATCAGGGCCGAAGGAATTGATGAATGGGATTACGATTGTGAAAAGGGAACCTAAAGTTGGAATGGCTGGTATTGTAAGGGTTGTTAACCAAGCAGCTCAGTATGCGTTTCCTCTGTTTTTGCCAATCTATTTAGCTAGCCAAGGTGTCAGTACAACTGTATGGTTAAATATATGGGGAACGATTTTCATTTCCAATATTGCTTTTAATTTAATATTTGGTTTCGTAGGGGATAAATTTGGCTGGAGGAATACGATAACCTGGTTTGGCGCAGTTGGTTGTGGGGTTTTTACGATCATGTTGTTTTATTTGCCGCAAGTATTTACAGGCAACGTGTTTGTGGTCGGATTAATCGGAATGTTATGGGGAGCGTGTTTAGCAGGTTTCGTCCCTCTATCCGCTTTGACTCCTTCGCTCGTTGGTGATGGAGATAAAGGAGCGGCCATGTCTATTTTAAATCTTGGAGCCGGTTTATGTGTGTTCGTTGGTCCGGCGTTAGTAGCTTTATTCTATGGTTTAGTAGGTACACAAGGTATGATGTGGATATTAGGAGGACTTTACTTCGGAGCAGCCATTTTAACGAGGCTCTTAAAAGTACCTGCTGCTGAGGAAAAGGAATCTATCGAAGAGGGCAGTCATTCAGTTGTTTAG
- a CDS encoding MDR/zinc-dependent alcohol dehydrogenase-like family protein, translating to MNETVTGKQEVAKTIPGTMKAIVAYGPKDYRYEEVETPKLENEEEIIVKVEACGICAGDIKAYDGAPSFWGDEQQPSYIKAPMIPGHEFIARVVQRGEAVKDFEIGDRVISEQIVPCWECRFCNRGQYWMCEKHDLYGFQNNVNGGMAEYMKFTKEAINYKVPEDLPIEEAILIEPYACSLHAVQRAQVQLGDVVVLSGAGTLGLGMVGALKKSGAEKLVVLDLKEDRLELAKQFGADIVLNPSEVDVVQEIKNMTEGYGCDVYIEATGHPKSVEQGLHMIRKLGRFVEFSVFGEPVTVDWSIISDRKELDLLGSHLGPYCYPLVIDGISNGDFPTDNVVTHQLDLKDFEEGFELMKKGERSLKIILQP from the coding sequence ATGAACGAGACAGTGACTGGTAAACAGGAAGTAGCTAAAACGATTCCGGGAACCATGAAGGCAATTGTTGCATACGGTCCGAAAGATTATCGATATGAGGAAGTAGAAACTCCTAAATTAGAAAATGAAGAAGAAATTATTGTAAAAGTAGAAGCTTGCGGCATTTGTGCCGGTGATATTAAGGCGTATGATGGGGCCCCGAGTTTCTGGGGAGATGAACAACAGCCGTCTTATATTAAGGCTCCAATGATTCCTGGGCATGAATTCATCGCTAGAGTCGTTCAAAGAGGAGAAGCCGTGAAAGATTTTGAAATTGGAGACCGGGTTATTTCTGAACAGATCGTTCCATGCTGGGAATGCCGATTCTGCAATAGAGGTCAATATTGGATGTGTGAAAAGCATGATTTATATGGGTTTCAAAATAACGTAAACGGCGGGATGGCTGAATATATGAAATTTACAAAAGAAGCCATTAACTATAAAGTTCCCGAGGACTTACCAATTGAGGAAGCGATTTTAATAGAGCCTTATGCTTGTAGTCTTCACGCTGTTCAAAGGGCTCAGGTTCAACTGGGGGATGTAGTCGTGTTGTCTGGGGCTGGAACTCTTGGACTAGGAATGGTTGGCGCCCTTAAAAAATCAGGAGCTGAAAAATTAGTTGTGCTGGACTTAAAAGAAGATCGCTTGGAATTAGCAAAGCAATTTGGCGCGGACATTGTTTTAAACCCGAGTGAAGTTGACGTTGTTCAAGAAATTAAAAATATGACCGAAGGCTACGGTTGTGATGTGTATATTGAAGCAACCGGCCATCCGAAATCGGTAGAACAAGGGCTTCATATGATCAGGAAGTTAGGACGATTTGTAGAGTTTAGTGTGTTTGGAGAGCCTGTGACAGTTGACTGGAGTATTATCAGCGACAGAAAAGAACTTGATTTACTCGGTTCTCATTTAGGACCGTATTGTTACCCGCTCGTAATAGATGGGATATCCAACGGAGACTTCCCTACAGATAATGTTGTCACCCATCAACTTGATTTAAAGGATTTCGAAGAAGGGTTTGAATTAATGAAGAAGGGTGAAAGGTCTCTGAAAATAATTTTACAGCCGTAA
- a CDS encoding DeoR/GlpR family DNA-binding transcription regulator, producing the protein MKMFVSERRNKIMQLLNEKKRVTVKELSSYIGVSEATLRADLNKMEADGLLTRTHGGATLKEESDNETSFTAREKKNKEQKTVIAEKAFELIEEKQCILLDASSTALELARYLKTQPMRLTIVTSGVLTALELKENPDLTVIMIGGVVTNRSSSIEGTLGLDILDHVNIDMMFTSGNGFSVDKGLTDFNLYEVELKKQLVQRSNKLVAIVDSSKIGTTSSAVFATPDNIDTLVTDNPLDDNLSAQLSERHINVLAPALSTQK; encoded by the coding sequence ATGAAAATGTTTGTAAGTGAAAGAAGAAATAAAATTATGCAACTTTTAAATGAAAAAAAACGAGTAACTGTTAAGGAACTGTCCTCATATATAGGGGTATCAGAAGCAACTCTTCGTGCAGATCTCAATAAGATGGAGGCGGATGGTCTTCTGACTCGAACCCACGGGGGAGCTACACTAAAAGAGGAGTCAGATAATGAAACGAGCTTTACCGCTCGTGAAAAGAAAAACAAAGAACAAAAAACAGTCATTGCTGAAAAGGCCTTTGAATTAATTGAAGAAAAGCAATGTATTTTGTTAGATGCAAGTTCAACCGCGTTAGAATTGGCTCGGTACTTAAAAACCCAACCGATGCGACTCACAATTGTAACGAGTGGAGTCCTAACGGCATTAGAATTAAAAGAAAATCCGGATCTAACAGTCATTATGATCGGTGGAGTTGTAACGAACCGCTCCTCTTCGATCGAGGGGACATTGGGGTTAGATATTTTAGACCACGTAAATATTGATATGATGTTTACATCAGGGAATGGTTTCTCAGTGGATAAAGGGCTGACAGACTTTAACTTGTATGAAGTTGAATTAAAGAAACAACTTGTACAAAGGTCTAATAAACTAGTTGCCATCGTGGATAGTTCGAAAATAGGAACGACTTCAAGTGCAGTTTTTGCAACACCGGATAACATCGATACGTTGGTCACTGATAATCCGTTGGATGATAACTTGTCTGCACAACTATCAGAAAGACATATTAATGTACTAGCTCCAGCCCTAAGCACACAAAAATAA
- a CDS encoding NAD(P)H-dependent flavin oxidoreductase, translating to MSENPSILQNLRLPVIGAPLFIISNPKLVIEQCKAGIVGSMPALNARPGSLLDEWLAEITEELAAYNAKNPDRPAAPFAINQIVHKSNKRLEHDMELCEKYKVPIIITSLGAREKVYDHAHSYGGIVLHDIINNTFAHKAIDKGADGLIAVSAGAGGHAGVKSPFALVQEIRQWFDGPLALSGSIATGNSVLAAQAMGADYSYIGSPFIATHEARASEEYKQAIVNSTSDDIVYSNLFTGVHGNYLKPSIQAAGLDPDNLPESDPSKMNFGGEDAKPWKDIWGSGQGIGAVQDITSTADYVDKLYNEYSEARNNLISGSVVRKS from the coding sequence ATGTCAGAAAATCCGTCAATTCTTCAGAATTTGCGTCTCCCTGTAATTGGGGCGCCATTATTTATTATTAGTAATCCTAAGCTAGTGATCGAGCAATGTAAGGCAGGGATCGTTGGATCGATGCCTGCGTTGAATGCCAGACCTGGATCCTTACTTGATGAATGGCTGGCAGAAATTACAGAAGAGCTTGCAGCTTATAACGCCAAAAATCCAGATCGTCCTGCTGCCCCATTTGCGATTAATCAGATTGTTCACAAGTCTAATAAACGGTTAGAACACGACATGGAATTGTGTGAGAAATACAAAGTTCCGATTATCATAACTTCTTTAGGTGCGCGGGAGAAGGTATATGATCATGCACACAGCTACGGAGGAATTGTGCTGCACGACATCATCAATAACACTTTCGCGCACAAGGCCATCGACAAAGGTGCAGATGGATTAATCGCCGTTTCGGCAGGAGCTGGCGGTCATGCCGGTGTAAAGAGCCCTTTTGCGCTAGTTCAAGAAATCCGCCAATGGTTCGACGGGCCGCTTGCTTTGTCCGGTTCGATTGCTACGGGGAATTCAGTACTGGCTGCCCAAGCTATGGGGGCTGATTATTCTTATATTGGCTCTCCCTTCATTGCCACGCATGAAGCCCGTGCTTCTGAAGAGTATAAGCAAGCCATCGTTAACTCTACATCTGATGATATTGTCTACAGTAATCTTTTCACGGGTGTACATGGAAATTACCTGAAACCATCCATTCAAGCAGCTGGACTGGATCCTGATAACCTCCCTGAAAGTGACCCATCCAAGATGAATTTTGGAGGAGAAGACGCTAAGCCGTGGAAAGATATTTGGGGAAGCGGCCAAGGCATTGGTGCTGTTCAAGACATTACGAGTACAGCAGATTATGTTGACAAACTTTATAATGAGTATAGTGAAGCAAGAAACAATCTGATAAGTGGCAGTGTAGTTAGAAAAAGTTGA
- a CDS encoding iron chaperone, with protein sequence MEVFAEYLAGIDNSEHRERMEEILAWITDTSPDLEPHIKWNTPMFSDHGTFIIGLSTAKHHMSISPEEAGITHFADDIEQAGYSATKGLFRIPWNKPVDYELLEKVIEFNIRDKADYTNFWR encoded by the coding sequence ATGGAAGTTTTTGCAGAATATTTAGCCGGTATCGATAATTCCGAGCACCGAGAACGAATGGAGGAAATTTTGGCGTGGATTACTGATACATCCCCTGATTTAGAGCCACACATCAAATGGAATACGCCAATGTTTTCCGATCACGGTACGTTTATTATTGGCCTTTCCACGGCGAAGCATCATATGAGCATTTCTCCTGAAGAAGCAGGCATTACGCACTTTGCTGATGACATTGAACAAGCTGGCTACAGTGCTACCAAAGGATTGTTTCGAATTCCGTGGAATAAACCGGTCGATTACGAATTGCTTGAGAAAGTAATTGAATTTAATATTCGGGATAAAGCCGATTATACTAATTTTTGGAGGTAA